The Methylobacter sp. YRD-M1 genome has a window encoding:
- a CDS encoding Y-family DNA polymerase, whose translation MAPLIALVDCNNFYVSCERVFRPDLWDKPVAVLSNNDGCIVSRSQEVKDLGIKTGTPVYQVRHLVNKHHIQLFSSNYALYADMSARVMSLLEEFAPAVEVYSIDEAFLDLTGVCRDPVAYGQQIRATVQRCTGIPVCLGLGPTKTLVKLANYAAKKWPQTGGVLDLSDPVRRERLMRIVPAGEVWGIGPRIAARLNRLGITTVWNLASQPVERMQAQFNVTVARTVLELNGIPCLELEEMAPDKQQIVCSRSFSRRLTEYRELSEALAEFASRAAEKLRSQQSVAGHLSVFIRTNPFNPQEPQYQRSAGVKLKAATQDTRVLVGETHRLLKEIFRTGYRYQKCGVQLSQIQPASMQEQLDLFDLSMTIRQSDSQALMQAMDRINRRFPKGIAVASTGFDKAWQSKVERLSSRYTTDWRELVGVK comes from the coding sequence ATGGCACCGCTAATCGCCCTGGTCGACTGCAACAATTTCTACGTAAGCTGCGAGCGCGTGTTCCGACCGGACTTATGGGACAAGCCGGTGGCCGTGCTCAGCAATAATGACGGCTGTATTGTTTCCCGTAGCCAGGAAGTGAAAGATTTAGGCATCAAAACAGGTACGCCTGTGTACCAAGTCCGGCACTTGGTCAATAAGCACCACATCCAATTATTCTCGTCTAACTATGCTCTGTATGCGGATATGTCGGCCCGCGTCATGTCGCTGCTGGAGGAGTTTGCGCCGGCTGTGGAGGTGTATTCGATCGACGAAGCCTTCCTGGACCTGACCGGCGTCTGCCGGGACCCGGTCGCATACGGCCAGCAGATTCGGGCGACTGTGCAGCGATGCACCGGCATACCGGTCTGCTTAGGGCTCGGCCCGACCAAGACGCTGGTCAAGCTGGCCAATTACGCCGCCAAGAAGTGGCCTCAGACCGGTGGCGTGCTGGACCTGTCGGACCCGGTGCGCCGGGAAAGGCTCATGCGCATCGTGCCGGCCGGCGAGGTCTGGGGCATCGGCCCGCGCATCGCCGCTCGCCTGAACCGGCTGGGCATTACGACGGTATGGAACCTGGCCAGCCAGCCGGTCGAGCGCATGCAGGCGCAGTTCAATGTCACCGTGGCCAGGACCGTTCTGGAGCTGAACGGCATCCCGTGCCTGGAGCTGGAGGAGATGGCGCCAGACAAGCAGCAGATCGTCTGTTCGCGCAGCTTCAGCCGCCGGTTAACCGAGTACCGGGAATTGTCTGAAGCGTTAGCCGAATTCGCCAGCCGGGCCGCCGAAAAGCTCAGAAGCCAGCAGTCGGTGGCCGGCCATCTCAGCGTGTTTATCCGCACCAACCCATTTAATCCGCAGGAGCCGCAATACCAGCGTTCGGCTGGCGTGAAGCTGAAGGCAGCTACGCAGGACACTCGCGTGCTGGTCGGCGAGACGCACCGCTTGCTCAAGGAGATATTCAGGACCGGCTACCGCTACCAGAAGTGCGGCGTGCAACTGAGCCAGATTCAGCCAGCATCTATGCAGGAACAGTTGGACTTGTTCGATTTGAGCATGACTATCAGACAGTCCGACAGCCAGGCGCTCATGCAGGCCATGGACAGGATCAACCGGCGCTTCCCCAAAGGCATTGCCGTAGCGTCCACTGGTTTTGATAAAGCTTGGCAGTCAAAAGTGGAACGGCTTTCCAGCCGCTATACGACGGATTGGCGAGAATTGGTGGGCGTGAAATGA
- a CDS encoding LexA family protein, whose product MPLPLFTGKVAAGFPSPADDYIEKTLDLNELLVRKPAATFFARAEGESMLEAGIHPNDILIVDRSLEPVPGKIVICALNGALTVKRLLRRNGCWVLAAENSAYADIDLHEDLELVIWGVVTAVIHLL is encoded by the coding sequence GTGCCGCTGCCACTATTCACCGGCAAGGTAGCAGCCGGTTTCCCGTCCCCGGCCGACGATTACATCGAGAAGACGCTGGACCTGAACGAACTGCTGGTCAGGAAGCCCGCCGCCACGTTCTTTGCCCGAGCTGAGGGTGAGTCAATGCTGGAAGCCGGCATTCACCCGAATGACATCCTGATCGTGGACCGGTCTCTGGAGCCGGTGCCGGGCAAGATAGTGATATGCGCCCTGAACGGCGCTTTGACTGTCAAGCGCCTGCTGCGCCGGAACGGATGCTGGGTGCTAGCGGCCGAGAACTCGGCCTATGCCGATATCGACCTGCACGAAGACCTGGAGTTGGTGATCTGGGGCGTGGTCACGGCCGTGATCCATCTTTTGTGA
- the lexA gene encoding transcriptional repressor LexA has product MKTLTRRQRQILDFLRDHPDKFPQPPTLGELCAALGMASRGSLHKHISALIAAGLVEPFAGHKQGGIRLTALAQREEAAGEQGLPFVGRIAAGRPIEALESINYMAVPEVLKSDKPCYVLQVKGDSMIEAGIFDGDWVVIEQRSYADNGEIVVALVDKAEATLKYIEQTPDKVRLIPANASLAAMAYRPEQIEIQGVLVGQMRSYRSSPAQ; this is encoded by the coding sequence ATGAAGACATTAACCCGGCGGCAGCGGCAGATCCTCGATTTCCTGCGCGACCACCCCGATAAATTTCCCCAGCCGCCGACGCTGGGCGAACTCTGTGCGGCGCTGGGCATGGCCTCGCGGGGCTCGTTGCACAAGCATATCTCAGCCCTGATCGCGGCGGGCCTGGTCGAGCCGTTCGCTGGCCACAAGCAGGGCGGCATCCGCCTGACGGCCCTGGCGCAGCGCGAGGAGGCCGCTGGCGAGCAGGGCTTGCCGTTCGTCGGCCGGATCGCCGCCGGCAGGCCGATCGAGGCGCTGGAAAGCATCAACTACATGGCCGTGCCCGAGGTGCTGAAAAGCGACAAGCCCTGCTATGTGCTGCAGGTCAAGGGCGACTCGATGATCGAGGCCGGCATCTTCGACGGCGACTGGGTGGTCATCGAGCAGCGCAGCTATGCCGACAACGGCGAAATCGTGGTGGCCCTGGTCGATAAGGCCGAGGCGACCTTGAAGTACATCGAGCAGACGCCGGACAAGGTGCGGCTGATCCCGGCCAACGCCAGCCTGGCTGCTATGGCCTACCGTCCGGAGCAGATCGAGATCCAGGGCGTGCTGGTGGGACAGATGCGCAGTTACCGTTCATCACCAGCTCAATAA
- a CDS encoding Tn3 family transposase — MQPSDTAYPRFKSRLAQSELERFYTVTDTERAYCDSATRSSTTRSGFALLLKTYQRLGYFVTSEQVPNAIAEHVVSSLGEPYDRENLRQYDVSQARRKHLSAVREFLAVKPFGDDGKALMRQAFAEAALTKEDVIDIINIGIETLVRHRYELPAFDTLLREARAERIATNQSLQLQIHDALGDAGRIFLDKLFVVGDDPRRVSPWHDIKKDAAKPTLNGMRDLVERYDRLTELACHADLLKTIPVIKIKQWALEGNSLDAASMVDMAAAKRYAVALALIRQRLALVTDDLCHIFCRQMKRALHSAEEALEKYLADNQEKTDEILRRFAMLETLLNSSQSADEQLKGVRQAVTARPDLCEFSRLHAEYGGKNEFRFVWQFFKPRRAALLRILSKLKLESTSQDASFEQSLAFILENSHRQSKWLTLKGKGKIILTEDDLDWIPEKWWKLVTGEIKRDTVPTRINRRQFEACVCLQMVGELKSGDLCVIGSDAYSDHRKELVPMEECERTRADYGEKVGLPIESAAFIKHVRSLLTEAAQQADKTYQDNPYFKIINGRPKLGRQEKKELPTGFKQMDDALRRKLDGMGLSLLDVLADTMQWIGWGKHFGPLSGHQGKLQEEDRRKILTVFAYGTGLGPTQIAKNIADVSARQVSFVNQRQVTTEKLEAAIYMTINAYNQFQLPRYWGDTKRAAADGTQWNLYENNLLSERHIRYGGYGGIAYYHISDTYIALFSHFIPCGVWEAVYILDGLTKNKSDIQPDTLHGDTQAQSAPVYGLAFLLGIKLMPRIRNWKDLKWFRPSANEVYKHIDDLFTKDAIDWDLIACHLPDMLQVAQSIRAGRIQPSTILRKLGTASRKNKLYFAFRELGRVVRTIFLLEYISDDALRQVIQAAQNKCEGFNNFAQWAYFGSDTIEENVREDQLKIIKYNHLIANLMIFHNCHTMTQAFKELEAEGMKLTPELAAAFSPYRTHHANRFGTYELRERDLEPIDYGVTFQM; from the coding sequence TTGCAACCCAGCGATACCGCCTATCCCCGATTCAAAAGTCGACTTGCGCAATCGGAATTGGAACGTTTCTACACGGTAACTGATACCGAACGGGCATATTGCGATAGCGCCACTCGCTCAAGCACCACGCGCTCGGGATTTGCCCTGCTTTTAAAAACCTATCAACGGCTGGGCTATTTTGTAACCTCCGAGCAAGTACCGAATGCCATTGCCGAACATGTAGTATCCAGCCTGGGCGAACCTTATGATCGGGAGAATTTGCGGCAGTACGATGTCTCTCAGGCCAGACGCAAACACTTGTCGGCGGTACGGGAGTTTTTGGCGGTCAAACCCTTCGGCGACGATGGCAAGGCGCTGATGCGACAAGCTTTTGCCGAAGCGGCACTGACCAAGGAAGATGTCATTGATATTATCAATATCGGCATTGAAACGTTGGTGCGTCATCGGTACGAGTTGCCGGCATTCGACACCTTGCTGCGGGAAGCGCGTGCGGAGCGGATTGCAACGAATCAGTCGCTGCAGTTGCAAATTCACGATGCTCTGGGAGATGCCGGCCGGATTTTTCTCGATAAACTCTTTGTCGTGGGTGATGATCCGCGCCGGGTGAGTCCTTGGCATGATATCAAGAAAGATGCCGCCAAACCCACCCTGAATGGTATGCGCGATTTGGTCGAACGCTATGACCGTCTGACTGAGTTGGCCTGTCATGCGGACCTGTTAAAAACCATACCGGTCATCAAAATCAAACAATGGGCGCTGGAAGGCAACAGTCTCGATGCCGCCAGCATGGTGGATATGGCGGCCGCCAAACGCTACGCTGTTGCCTTGGCCTTGATCCGGCAACGTCTGGCGCTTGTGACCGATGATCTCTGCCATATCTTTTGCAGGCAGATGAAGCGTGCGTTGCACAGCGCCGAAGAAGCCCTGGAAAAATATCTGGCTGACAATCAAGAAAAGACCGATGAGATTTTGCGCCGGTTTGCGATGCTGGAAACGCTCTTGAATTCCAGCCAATCGGCAGACGAACAATTGAAAGGCGTTCGCCAAGCGGTCACGGCTCGCCCCGATTTGTGCGAATTCTCGCGCTTGCATGCGGAATACGGTGGGAAGAATGAGTTCCGTTTTGTCTGGCAGTTCTTCAAACCACGGCGGGCAGCGCTGCTACGGATTTTGAGCAAGTTAAAGCTGGAGTCCACCAGCCAGGACGCCAGTTTTGAGCAGTCATTGGCTTTTATATTGGAGAACAGCCATCGGCAGAGCAAGTGGCTAACGCTTAAGGGCAAAGGTAAAATAATATTAACTGAGGATGATCTGGACTGGATTCCCGAAAAATGGTGGAAGTTGGTAACGGGTGAGATCAAGCGCGATACGGTTCCGACCCGAATCAACCGCCGCCAGTTCGAGGCCTGCGTCTGTTTGCAAATGGTTGGGGAACTGAAATCGGGTGACCTTTGCGTGATCGGCAGCGATGCGTATTCAGACCACCGGAAGGAACTGGTGCCGATGGAGGAATGCGAACGTACACGCGCGGATTATGGCGAGAAAGTAGGCTTGCCAATCGAGAGCGCGGCCTTTATCAAGCATGTTCGCTCCCTGCTGACAGAGGCGGCACAACAGGCTGACAAAACCTATCAGGACAATCCCTATTTCAAGATCATTAATGGCAGGCCGAAGCTTGGCCGGCAAGAAAAAAAAGAGCTGCCGACCGGATTCAAGCAGATGGATGATGCCTTAAGGCGCAAACTCGATGGCATGGGCCTTTCGTTGCTGGACGTGCTTGCCGATACCATGCAATGGATTGGCTGGGGCAAGCATTTTGGCCCGTTGAGTGGACACCAGGGCAAGCTACAGGAGGAAGACCGGCGCAAGATTCTGACGGTATTTGCCTATGGTACTGGCCTGGGGCCGACACAAATTGCCAAGAATATTGCCGATGTCAGTGCGCGGCAGGTGTCATTCGTCAATCAACGCCAAGTCACGACGGAAAAACTGGAGGCCGCTATTTATATGACCATCAATGCGTACAACCAATTTCAACTGCCGCGCTATTGGGGCGATACAAAACGCGCGGCGGCAGACGGTACGCAATGGAATCTGTATGAAAATAATCTGCTGTCGGAACGGCATATCCGTTACGGCGGTTATGGTGGCATTGCTTATTACCATATCAGTGATACGTATATTGCGCTGTTCTCGCATTTCATTCCCTGCGGTGTATGGGAAGCCGTGTATATCCTGGATGGGCTGACAAAAAACAAGTCGGATATTCAGCCCGATACGTTGCATGGCGATACCCAGGCGCAAAGCGCACCGGTTTATGGCTTGGCATTCTTGCTGGGTATCAAACTGATGCCACGTATTCGCAACTGGAAAGATCTGAAATGGTTTCGCCCGAGCGCCAACGAAGTGTATAAACACATTGATGACCTGTTTACCAAGGATGCCATAGATTGGGATTTGATTGCCTGTCATTTGCCGGACATGCTGCAAGTGGCGCAATCGATTCGTGCCGGGCGTATTCAACCATCGACCATCTTGCGCAAGCTCGGTACTGCAAGCCGGAAAAACAAACTGTATTTCGCCTTTCGTGAGTTGGGCCGGGTCGTCCGCACCATATTCCTACTGGAATATATCAGCGACGATGCGTTACGCCAGGTCATCCAGGCAGCGCAAAACAAGTGCGAAGGGTTCAACAACTTTGCGCAGTGGGCATATTTCGGATCGGACACCATCGAGGAAAACGTGCGCGAGGATCAGTTGAAGATAATCAAGTACAATCATCTGATTGCCAATCTGATGATTTTTCACAACTGCCATACGATGACGCAGGCATTCAAGGAACTGGAAGCAGAGGGGATGAAGTTAACGCCAGAATTGGCCGCTGCGTTTAGTCCATATCGGACGCATCACGCCAATCGTTTTGGCACATACGAGCTTCGGGAACGGGATTTGGAGCCGATTGACTATGGCGTAACATTCCAGATGTAA
- a CDS encoding recombinase family protein, translated as MLVGYVRVSKNDGTQTLSPQLDAMLAAGVESNRIYEDLASGRKDDRPGLNACLKALQPGNTLVVWKLDRLGRDLKHLVKTLDDLRTRGVGLKVLAGAGAQIDTTTSNGRLFFGIFAVLAEFERELIVERTQAGLAAARARGRKGGRPRKMDRSTLMMAMSALSDPKANASEVAKRLGITTTTLYMYLNGDGSLKEAGQSIMR; from the coding sequence ATGCTTGTTGGTTATGTCCGTGTATCCAAGAACGATGGCACTCAGACGCTATCGCCCCAGCTTGACGCTATGCTGGCAGCAGGTGTTGAGTCAAACCGGATTTACGAAGATTTGGCATCAGGCCGCAAAGATGACAGGCCAGGACTCAATGCCTGTCTCAAAGCGCTTCAACCTGGCAACACACTGGTCGTATGGAAATTGGATAGGCTTGGCCGCGATCTGAAACATCTGGTAAAGACGCTGGATGACTTACGCACACGTGGCGTCGGCTTGAAAGTATTGGCGGGCGCCGGAGCCCAAATCGATACAACCACCTCAAACGGGCGGTTGTTCTTTGGGATTTTTGCAGTTCTGGCTGAATTTGAACGGGAATTGATTGTTGAGCGCACTCAGGCTGGACTTGCTGCGGCAAGAGCACGAGGTCGAAAAGGTGGCCGCCCCCGAAAGATGGACAGATCAACTTTGATGATGGCGATGTCGGCTTTGTCCGATCCCAAAGCTAATGCGTCTGAAGTAGCCAAAAGGCTTGGGATCACGACTACGACACTTTATATGTACCTCAACGGCGATGGATCGTTAAAAGAGGCGGGGCAATCCATCATGAGATAA
- a CDS encoding efflux RND transporter permease subunit, producing the protein MLGRIIEWSARNALVVLLTTVFIVILGIYAIWKTPLDALPDLSDVQVIVYTEYPGQAPQVVEDQVTYPLSTAMLSVPRSKVVRGFSFFGASFVYVIFEDGTDVYWARTRVLEYLNFASSRLPKGITPNLGPDATGVGWVFQYAVLGVQHSLAELRTLQDWFLRYQLTKAQGVAEVASVGGFVQQYQVIVDPRKLQAYSVPLLTVSQVIAESNRDVGGRVVEMTETEYMVRGKGYLRGIRDIEDLAVKTEGGTPVLIRDVARVQLGPDERRGITELNGEGEAVSGIAIARYGQNALDVIDNVKAKLQQIASGLPAGVSITPVYDRSVLILKAITNLRDKLIEESLIVALVCILFLYHVRSALVAIVMLPIGVLIAFIVMHGLGINSNIMSLGGIAIAIGVMVDAAIVMIENAHKHLERAEPGANRLDLMIQAAKEVGPALFLSLLVITVSFLPVFVLEEQEGRLFKPLAYTKTFAMAGAAFLSVTLVPVLMWLFIRGRIVPEHRNPLNRALIWLYRPIIEGVLCWKKLTIAGAVVALAITAYPASKLGSEFMPTLNEGTLLFMPMSLPGISVTKAAEIMQTHNRILKSFPEVESVFGKAGRASTATDPAPLEMFETVVNLKPEAQWRAGMTIDKLIAEMDSATQMPGVTIAWTMPIKNRIDMLSTGIRTPIGIKVFGNDLGQMEQLATQIEAVVKTVPGTTSAYAERITGGYYLTIEPNRKQLARYGLSVGNFQDVIAAALGGETVTTTVENRERFNVSVRYPRELRDSPDRIATQILVPTPSGAMIPLGQLAQVNLDKGVPSIRTENALLSAYIFVDIRGRDIGGYVADAQSAVRDQVKFPPGYYVTWSGQFEYMERAKAKLAIAVPMTLFIIFLLLYLNFKRLTETLIVMLSLPFALVGGVWLMYWLNYNLSVAVIVGFIALAGVAAETGVVMLIYLDHAWDKSKARRAAIGQSPDRKDLYDAIREGAVERVRPKMMTVVAIMAGLLPIMWGTGTGSEVMRRIAAPMVGGMVSSTLLTLVVIPAVYALVKGYSMHRKK; encoded by the coding sequence ATGCTGGGCCGTATCATTGAATGGTCGGCACGCAATGCGCTTGTCGTGCTGCTGACCACCGTCTTTATCGTCATCCTGGGCATTTATGCCATTTGGAAAACCCCGCTCGATGCCTTGCCCGATCTGTCGGATGTGCAGGTTATCGTTTATACCGAGTATCCTGGCCAAGCACCCCAAGTCGTCGAGGATCAGGTAACCTATCCCCTGAGCACGGCCATGCTGAGCGTGCCGCGCTCGAAAGTGGTACGCGGTTTTTCATTTTTCGGCGCCTCGTTCGTGTACGTGATTTTCGAGGATGGCACCGATGTCTACTGGGCTCGCACACGGGTGTTGGAATACCTGAATTTTGCGTCCAGTCGTTTGCCGAAAGGCATCACGCCAAACCTCGGCCCCGATGCCACCGGCGTTGGCTGGGTCTTTCAATATGCCGTGCTCGGTGTCCAGCACTCGCTCGCAGAGCTCAGAACCTTGCAGGATTGGTTTCTCCGCTACCAGCTCACCAAAGCACAGGGGGTGGCGGAAGTCGCCAGCGTCGGCGGCTTTGTCCAGCAATATCAGGTGATCGTCGATCCGCGCAAGCTTCAGGCTTATAGTGTCCCGTTATTGACGGTCAGCCAGGTCATCGCAGAAAGCAACCGCGATGTCGGCGGGCGTGTGGTCGAGATGACGGAAACCGAGTACATGGTGCGCGGCAAAGGCTATTTGCGCGGCATTCGCGACATTGAGGATCTGGCCGTGAAAACCGAGGGTGGCACGCCGGTCCTGATTCGCGATGTGGCACGCGTGCAATTGGGCCCGGACGAACGGCGGGGCATCACCGAACTGAACGGCGAAGGCGAAGCGGTCTCCGGCATTGCGATTGCCCGTTATGGGCAGAATGCGCTGGACGTGATCGATAACGTAAAAGCCAAACTCCAGCAAATAGCGTCCGGTTTGCCAGCCGGTGTGTCCATAACGCCTGTCTATGACCGCTCTGTGTTAATTCTCAAGGCCATCACGAACTTGCGCGACAAATTGATCGAGGAGAGCCTGATCGTCGCTCTCGTTTGTATTCTGTTCCTCTATCATGTGCGCAGTGCTCTGGTCGCCATCGTGATGCTACCGATCGGCGTGCTGATCGCGTTTATCGTTATGCACGGGCTAGGCATCAATTCCAATATCATGAGCCTTGGCGGTATCGCCATTGCCATCGGCGTCATGGTGGATGCGGCCATCGTGATGATAGAGAATGCCCATAAACACTTAGAACGCGCAGAACCGGGTGCCAATCGTCTGGACCTGATGATCCAGGCCGCTAAAGAAGTCGGCCCGGCCTTGTTCCTGAGCCTCCTGGTCATCACCGTGTCCTTCCTGCCTGTTTTTGTCCTTGAAGAACAGGAAGGCCGCTTGTTCAAGCCCCTGGCCTACACCAAGACCTTCGCGATGGCGGGAGCGGCCTTTTTGTCCGTGACCTTGGTGCCGGTATTGATGTGGCTCTTCATCCGCGGGCGCATTGTTCCCGAACACCGCAATCCGCTGAATCGCGCACTGATCTGGCTGTACCGTCCGATTATTGAAGGCGTGTTGTGCTGGAAAAAGCTGACGATTGCCGGCGCCGTCGTCGCCCTGGCCATCACGGCTTACCCGGCATCGAAATTGGGCAGCGAATTCATGCCGACCTTGAACGAGGGCACCTTGCTCTTCATGCCGATGAGTCTGCCCGGCATTTCCGTCACCAAGGCGGCGGAAATCATGCAAACCCATAACCGTATTCTGAAAAGCTTCCCTGAGGTTGAATCCGTATTTGGCAAAGCGGGGCGAGCCTCAACCGCTACCGACCCGGCGCCGTTGGAAATGTTCGAGACAGTGGTCAATCTCAAGCCCGAAGCGCAATGGCGAGCCGGAATGACCATCGACAAGCTCATCGCTGAAATGGACAGCGCCACGCAGATGCCCGGCGTGACCATTGCCTGGACCATGCCGATCAAGAACCGCATCGACATGCTCTCGACCGGCATCCGCACGCCGATCGGCATTAAAGTGTTCGGCAATGACCTGGGGCAAATGGAACAGCTCGCTACCCAGATTGAAGCGGTCGTCAAAACCGTGCCAGGCACAACCAGTGCCTATGCGGAGCGAATCACCGGCGGCTATTATCTAACTATCGAACCGAACCGGAAGCAGTTAGCCCGCTACGGACTCAGTGTTGGAAATTTTCAGGATGTGATCGCCGCGGCGTTAGGCGGCGAGACAGTCACCACCACCGTGGAAAATCGGGAACGCTTCAATGTGAGCGTGCGCTATCCGCGTGAGCTGCGCGATTCGCCCGATAGGATCGCTACGCAGATCTTAGTGCCCACGCCTAGCGGTGCGATGATTCCATTAGGACAGCTGGCCCAGGTCAATCTCGATAAGGGTGTGCCGTCAATCCGTACCGAAAATGCCTTGCTCTCTGCCTATATCTTCGTCGATATCCGCGGCCGCGACATCGGCGGTTATGTGGCCGATGCGCAAAGCGCGGTACGGGATCAGGTGAAGTTTCCGCCTGGCTATTACGTCACCTGGAGCGGACAGTTCGAATACATGGAGCGCGCGAAAGCCAAGCTCGCCATTGCTGTGCCGATGACTTTGTTTATCATCTTTCTGTTGCTGTACCTGAATTTCAAGCGTCTTACCGAAACGCTCATTGTCATGCTGTCATTGCCCTTTGCGCTCGTGGGCGGCGTATGGCTCATGTACTGGCTGAACTATAACCTGAGTGTGGCCGTCATCGTCGGCTTTATCGCTTTGGCTGGCGTAGCTGCAGAAACTGGCGTAGTCATGCTGATTTATCTGGATCATGCCTGGGACAAGAGCAAGGCCCGCAGAGCGGCGATAGGTCAATCTCCGGATAGAAAAGATCTGTACGATGCGATTCGGGAAGGGGCGGTAGAGCGGGTCCGACCCAAGATGATGACGGTAGTCGCCATTATGGCAGGGCTACTGCCCATCATGTGGGGAACGGGGACTGGCTCGGAAGTGATGCGCCGCATCGCTGCCCCGATGGTAGGTGGCATGGTGTCGTCGACCTTGTTGACCCTGGTGGTCATTCCGGCGGTTTATGCGCTGGTTAAAGGTTATTCAATGCATCGAAAAAAATAA
- a CDS encoding efflux RND transporter periplasmic adaptor subunit, producing the protein MNKSLLWAVLAAAGLGAMGGYWLASSREGGSATTAPSAEHISTATPAQTEKKPAFYRHPMNPAITSPVPAKDDMGMDYVPVYEEGSKAEITQPPAGSAEQPNGKILYYRHPMGLPDTSPVPKKDSMGMDYIPVYAEEDHRNEAQVLSISTEKIQRLGVKTAPVEYTEIAHPVRSVGSVEADERRRYDVTLRFDGFIEKLYVNATGQSVTRGQPLFSLYSPDLISAQREYLEAKSGQAALGNGEPWLQSGMKSLTDSSLERLRNWGISASELDRLQQQGTVTHAVIVRSPASGIVLEKLAVAGARVMTGETLFKIADLSQVWIMAEIYEQDIGLIKSGQSARVTFDAYPGRTFKGKVGFIYPTLNPATRTAKARIELANPDYLFKPMMYAQLEIATQTHRALAVPRSAVLESGRRALVLVDRGKGRFEPRPVKLGLRSEDQIEIVEGLSEQEHVVTSANFLIDSESNLKAALSAFKPAGSETQGPAPAEPPPAGEHSHHGGR; encoded by the coding sequence ATGAATAAAAGCCTTCTATGGGCAGTGCTCGCGGCCGCCGGCTTAGGCGCAATGGGTGGTTATTGGCTGGCTTCCTCCCGGGAGGGAGGGAGTGCGACAACGGCACCGAGTGCCGAGCACATAAGTACTGCAACTCCGGCCCAAACAGAAAAGAAACCGGCCTTTTATCGTCATCCGATGAATCCGGCCATCACCTCACCGGTGCCGGCCAAGGATGACATGGGCATGGACTACGTTCCCGTCTATGAGGAAGGGTCTAAGGCCGAAATAACTCAACCGCCGGCAGGCAGCGCTGAGCAGCCGAACGGCAAAATTCTATACTACCGTCATCCGATGGGGCTGCCGGATACCTCGCCGGTCCCAAAAAAAGACTCGATGGGCATGGATTACATCCCCGTCTATGCGGAAGAAGACCATCGAAACGAAGCTCAAGTGCTGAGCATCAGTACTGAAAAGATCCAGCGACTCGGCGTCAAAACAGCACCGGTCGAATACACTGAAATCGCGCACCCGGTTCGTAGCGTCGGCAGCGTCGAAGCCGATGAGCGGAGGCGCTATGACGTGACCCTCCGTTTTGATGGCTTTATCGAAAAGCTCTATGTGAACGCCACGGGGCAATCGGTGACGCGTGGTCAGCCCCTGTTCTCACTGTACAGCCCGGACCTGATTTCTGCCCAGCGCGAATATCTGGAGGCCAAGAGTGGTCAAGCGGCGCTCGGCAATGGCGAGCCCTGGCTGCAATCCGGCATGAAAAGCCTGACCGACAGCAGCTTGGAGCGCCTGCGCAATTGGGGGATCTCCGCTTCTGAACTGGATCGTCTGCAACAACAGGGCACGGTTACTCATGCCGTGATCGTTCGTTCGCCGGCCTCCGGCATTGTCCTGGAAAAATTGGCCGTGGCCGGTGCCCGGGTGATGACGGGCGAGACACTGTTCAAGATTGCCGACCTGTCTCAAGTCTGGATTATGGCCGAAATCTATGAACAGGACATCGGCTTGATCAAGTCCGGACAATCCGCTCGGGTGACATTTGATGCCTATCCCGGCCGCACGTTTAAAGGCAAAGTGGGCTTCATCTATCCTACGCTGAACCCCGCAACACGCACCGCCAAGGCCCGTATTGAACTGGCCAATCCCGACTACCTGTTCAAGCCGATGATGTATGCCCAGCTTGAAATCGCTACGCAGACGCACCGGGCATTAGCGGTGCCGAGATCGGCGGTATTGGAAAGCGGGCGACGCGCACTGGTGCTGGTCGATCGAGGCAAAGGTCGCTTCGAGCCGCGTCCGGTCAAGCTAGGGCTGCGCAGCGAAGACCAGATCGAGATAGTGGAGGGTCTGAGTGAGCAGGAACACGTGGTCACTAGCGCCAACTTCCTGATCGACTCCGAGAGCAATTTGAAAGCGGCTTTAAGCGCCTTTAAACCCGCCGGTTCAGAAACCCAAGGTCCCGCTCCGGCTGAACCGCCACCTGCTGGTGAACATAGCCATCACGGAGGGAGGTGA